From Calliphora vicina chromosome 3, idCalVici1.1, whole genome shotgun sequence:
AAATCACCATGCTGCAGACATCAATAGTATAGCCAAATAATGTCTGATAGGTTTTCGAATTGGCCAGACGTATCTGAAAATCCACATTGGATTTGAGGCCAGACACTAAAGGTCTTATAAGATCAGCCTCGGTATATAAGCTATCGTTCAAGGTGTACAAGGTAAAGTTGGAAAAGTATTTGGGATTGTAACGGCTGCTGCAGCTAAGGAATTTTAAACTGCGGGCCTATGAAGGAAAAGGGAATTTAAGATAATTGAATTATATCTATAACAATATACAGACCTTTATATTTGTAGGTTGTTGAAGAAATACAATTATGATTAATATTGCTACGGAGCTATTAAATGTTGGCATGTTGTGGCCATTTTACTGCAAAGTGTTTAGTGATTTCCAGCTAATATAATGcggttaattttttgtaaaatatttggcaaattattttaattgaattttaattgttaattaaaatttgtgttatttatttgtgtCTACCAGTTATTTCCGAACAAAgttcaattaatttattaacaaaattgtttatatttaaacaatttcgaaGGAATTTTATCGTTATGCAAATGTTTGCATATCAAAttgagttttcaatattt
This genomic window contains:
- the LOC135955707 gene encoding uncharacterized protein LOC135955707; its protein translation is MPTFNSSVAILIIIVFLQQPTNIKARSLKFLSCSSRYNPKYFSNFTLYTLNDSLYTEADLIRPLVSGLKSNVDFQIRLANSKTYQTLFGYTIDVCSMVISYKDTLFKRWFKSLLKHSNFMQNCPIHEGHYYLNAWRMESSLIPTYLYPGDYRLKGYGYVGKLQNKDNFILELTTDAVIVEN